In Cupriavidus taiwanensis, the following proteins share a genomic window:
- a CDS encoding M48 family metallopeptidase: MIPVTFFDGRSSRAHPATLAVEAQQAVLRDADGTELRRAPLSQLRVSERVRRAPRLVTFVDGAFCEVTDHAAFDRLLASTGHRDGLVTRAQNSWRLAGLAVAALVAVLVLGYYVLLPWGAGMMARAVPAELEARLGQLTLESLDHGMLAPTQLPAAEQARIRAGFAALRRPRDAAHDYQVVFRQGGEIGANALALPGGIIIVTDELVGLAGSGAGLMGVLAHEAGHVARRHGLQQVIQGSALAALSAYLFGDISSVLAGVPAAMLTLRYSRDHEREADAYAIDVMQRNGLPPAALADVLVALEQREGKPDEAQAGRGEDFLSTHPHTQARIDALRRAGR, encoded by the coding sequence ATGATCCCGGTCACCTTCTTCGACGGCCGCTCGTCGCGCGCGCATCCTGCCACGCTGGCCGTGGAGGCGCAGCAGGCCGTGCTGCGCGACGCAGACGGCACCGAATTGCGGCGCGCGCCGCTGTCGCAGCTGCGCGTGTCTGAGCGCGTGCGCCGCGCGCCGCGGCTGGTCACCTTCGTCGACGGCGCCTTCTGCGAGGTCACCGACCATGCCGCCTTCGACCGGTTGCTGGCCTCCACAGGCCACCGCGACGGCCTGGTGACGCGCGCGCAGAACAGCTGGCGCCTCGCCGGCCTGGCCGTGGCGGCGCTGGTGGCGGTGCTGGTGCTGGGCTACTACGTCTTGCTGCCGTGGGGTGCGGGCATGATGGCACGCGCGGTGCCGGCCGAACTGGAGGCCCGGCTCGGCCAGCTGACGCTGGAGAGCCTGGACCACGGCATGCTCGCGCCGACGCAGCTGCCGGCCGCCGAGCAGGCCCGCATCCGCGCCGGCTTCGCGGCGCTGCGGCGCCCGCGCGACGCCGCGCACGACTACCAGGTGGTGTTCCGCCAGGGCGGCGAAATCGGTGCCAATGCGCTGGCCCTGCCGGGGGGCATCATCATCGTCACCGACGAGCTGGTCGGCCTGGCGGGCAGCGGCGCCGGCCTGATGGGCGTGCTGGCCCACGAGGCAGGCCACGTGGCGCGCCGCCACGGGCTGCAGCAAGTGATCCAGGGCTCGGCCCTGGCCGCGCTGTCGGCCTACCTGTTCGGCGATATCTCGTCGGTGCTGGCGGGCGTGCCGGCCGCCATGCTGACCTTGCGCTATTCGCGCGACCACGAGCGCGAGGCCGACGCCTATGCCATCGACGTGATGCAGCGCAACGGCCTGCCGCCGGCGGCGCTGGCCGACGTGCTGGTGGCGCTGGAGCAGCGCGAGGGCAAGCCCGACGAAGCGCAGGCCGGGCGTGGCGAAGACTTCCTGTCGACGCACCCGCACACGCAGGCGCGCATCGACGCGCTGCGCCGTGCCGGCCGCTAG
- the ilvD gene encoding dihydroxy-acid dehydratase, with the protein MAFNKRSRHITQGVARSPNRSMYYALGYQKEDFDKPMVGIANGHSTITPCNAGLQRLADAAIDAIRAAGANPQVFGTPTISDGMSMGTEGMKYSLISREVIADCIETAAQGQWMDGVVVIGGCDKNMPGGMIALARTNVPGIYVYGGTIKPGHWKGKDLTIVSSFEAVGEFTAGRMSEEDFEGVERNACPSTGSCGGMYTANTMSSSFEALGMSLLYSSTMANPDQEKVDSAAESARVLVEAVKRDLKPRDIITRESIENAVALIMATGGSTNAVLHYLAIAHAAEVEWTIDDFERIRRKVPVLCNLKPSGQYVATDLHRAGGIPQVMKILLKAGLLHGDCITITGRTLAEELEHVPDAPRADQDVILPIERALYAEGHLAILKGNLAEEGAVAKITGLKNPVITGPARVFEDEQSAMDAILADRINPGDILVLRYLGPKGGPGMPEMLAPTSAIIGKGLGESVGFITDGRFSGGTWGMVVGHVAPEAYVGGTIALVQEGDSITIDAHQLLLQLNVAEEELARRRAHWKAPAPRYTRGVLAKFARLASTASKGAVTD; encoded by the coding sequence ATGGCATTCAACAAGCGCTCCCGGCACATCACGCAAGGCGTGGCGCGCTCCCCCAACCGCTCGATGTACTACGCGCTCGGCTACCAGAAGGAGGACTTCGACAAGCCGATGGTGGGCATCGCCAACGGGCATTCGACCATCACGCCGTGCAATGCCGGCCTGCAGCGCCTGGCCGATGCGGCCATCGACGCGATCCGGGCCGCCGGCGCCAACCCGCAGGTGTTCGGCACGCCCACCATCTCCGACGGCATGTCGATGGGCACCGAGGGCATGAAGTACTCGCTGATTTCGCGCGAGGTCATCGCCGACTGCATCGAGACCGCGGCCCAGGGCCAGTGGATGGACGGCGTGGTGGTGATCGGCGGCTGCGACAAGAACATGCCGGGCGGCATGATCGCGCTGGCGCGCACCAACGTGCCGGGCATCTACGTCTACGGCGGAACCATCAAGCCCGGCCACTGGAAGGGCAAGGACCTGACCATCGTGTCGTCGTTCGAGGCGGTCGGCGAGTTCACCGCCGGGCGCATGAGCGAGGAAGACTTCGAAGGGGTGGAACGGAACGCATGCCCGTCCACCGGCTCGTGCGGCGGCATGTACACCGCCAACACCATGAGCAGCTCGTTCGAGGCGCTGGGCATGTCGCTGCTGTACTCGTCGACCATGGCCAACCCGGACCAGGAAAAGGTCGACAGCGCCGCCGAATCGGCGCGCGTGCTGGTCGAGGCCGTCAAGCGCGACCTCAAGCCGCGCGACATCATCACGCGCGAGTCGATCGAGAACGCGGTGGCGCTGATCATGGCCACCGGCGGCTCCACCAACGCGGTGCTGCACTACCTGGCGATCGCGCATGCCGCCGAGGTGGAATGGACCATCGACGACTTCGAGCGCATCCGCCGCAAGGTGCCGGTACTCTGCAACCTCAAGCCGTCGGGCCAGTACGTGGCAACCGACCTGCACCGCGCCGGCGGCATCCCGCAGGTGATGAAGATCCTGCTCAAGGCCGGACTGCTGCACGGCGACTGCATCACCATCACCGGCCGCACCCTGGCCGAGGAACTCGAACACGTGCCCGACGCCCCGCGCGCCGACCAGGACGTGATCCTGCCGATCGAGCGCGCGCTCTACGCCGAGGGCCACCTGGCCATCCTCAAGGGCAACCTCGCCGAGGAAGGCGCGGTCGCCAAGATCACCGGCCTGAAGAACCCGGTCATCACCGGCCCGGCGCGCGTGTTCGAGGACGAGCAGAGCGCGATGGACGCGATCCTGGCCGACCGCATCAACCCCGGCGACATCCTGGTGCTGCGCTACCTGGGGCCCAAGGGCGGCCCCGGCATGCCGGAAATGCTGGCCCCGACCTCGGCCATCATCGGCAAGGGCCTGGGCGAGTCGGTCGGCTTTATCACCGACGGCCGCTTCTCGGGCGGCACCTGGGGCATGGTGGTCGGCCACGTCGCGCCGGAGGCGTACGTCGGCGGCACCATCGCGCTGGTGCAGGAGGGCGACTCGATCACCATCGACGCGCACCAGTTGCTGCTGCAGCTGAACGTAGCGGAAGAAGAACTGGCCCGGCGCCGCGCCCACTGGAAGGCACCGGCGCCGCGCTATACGCGCGGGGTGCTGGCGAAGTTCGCGCGGCTGGCATCGACGGCGAGCAAGGGGGCGGTGACGGACTGA
- the lgt gene encoding prolipoprotein diacylglyceryl transferase — MLIHPQFDPVAIHLGPLAIRWYGLMYLAGFVMFLWFGRLRIRQPHIAAKGWTTRDLDDMLFFGVLGVILGGRLGYVLFYKPTYYLAHPIEIFKVWEGGMAFHGGFLGVVVAMWLFGRLRRRHWMEVTDFIAPMIPCGLAAGRIGNFINGELWGRATDLPWGMIFPQAGDNIPRHPSQLYQFAGEGVALFVILWLFARKPRPMGAVSGVFLIGYGAFRFAAEFAREPDTFLGLLALKLSMGQWLSLPMILAGIAMVIWAYRRQPGAGAPQPAA; from the coding sequence ATGCTGATTCATCCCCAGTTCGACCCGGTTGCCATCCACCTGGGCCCGCTTGCGATCCGCTGGTACGGGCTGATGTACCTGGCCGGCTTCGTCATGTTCCTGTGGTTCGGGCGCCTGCGCATCCGCCAGCCGCATATCGCCGCCAAGGGCTGGACCACGCGCGACCTGGACGACATGCTGTTCTTCGGCGTGCTGGGCGTGATCCTGGGCGGGCGGCTGGGCTACGTGCTGTTCTACAAGCCGACGTACTACCTGGCGCATCCGATCGAGATCTTCAAGGTGTGGGAGGGCGGCATGGCCTTCCATGGCGGCTTCCTTGGCGTGGTGGTGGCGATGTGGCTGTTCGGCCGGCTGCGCCGGCGCCACTGGATGGAAGTGACCGACTTCATCGCGCCGATGATTCCCTGCGGGCTGGCCGCCGGACGCATCGGCAACTTCATCAACGGCGAGCTGTGGGGGCGCGCCACCGACCTGCCGTGGGGCATGATCTTCCCGCAGGCCGGCGACAACATCCCGCGCCATCCGTCGCAGCTCTACCAGTTTGCCGGCGAGGGCGTGGCGCTGTTCGTCATCCTGTGGCTGTTCGCGCGCAAGCCGCGGCCGATGGGCGCGGTCTCGGGCGTGTTTCTGATCGGCTATGGCGCGTTCCGCTTCGCCGCGGAATTCGCGCGCGAGCCCGACACCTTCCTGGGCCTGCTGGCGCTGAAGCTGTCGATGGGCCAGTGGCTGAGCCTGCCGATGATCCTGGCGGGCATCGCCATGGTGATCTGGGCCTACCGCCGCCAGCCCGGCGCCGGCGCCCCGCAGCCGGCGGCCTGA
- the lptF gene encoding LPS export ABC transporter permease LptF — MILQQALRRELAYTAGAVFLVMLTFMLTSLVIRILGMAANGKASPNDVLMLIGLATIGYLSILLSATLFISTLIVLTRWYKDSEMVVWFSAGISLRDLVKPVLQFAAPFIVLALLLGLFAWPWANQQSALFRDRFEQRGVMSMIAAGRFIEPAKANYVLFIEGIDADMKHARNVFVANAEADKIGVALAHQGKFETMPNGDRLVVMENGRRYSGTPGQIDYRIVEFERYAVKVDNKPPESEAKLPPKSRDTIELIRNPTRENLGELIWRISLPILAFNFVMIAIPLAYVNPRLGRYTPLVFAVLIYLTYSNLINLSQSWVRNGSIPFWLAWWPIHLAVFLGALVLFRYRQNRSLGGWRAVFGLRKRDAATAAGGRA; from the coding sequence ATGATCCTTCAACAAGCCCTGCGACGCGAGCTTGCCTACACCGCCGGGGCGGTGTTCCTGGTGATGCTGACTTTCATGCTCACCTCGCTCGTGATCCGCATCCTGGGGATGGCCGCCAACGGCAAGGCCAGCCCCAACGACGTGCTGATGCTGATCGGCCTGGCCACCATCGGCTACCTGTCGATCCTGCTGTCGGCGACGCTGTTCATTTCCACCCTGATCGTGCTGACGCGCTGGTACAAGGATTCGGAAATGGTGGTGTGGTTCTCGGCCGGCATCTCGCTGCGCGACCTGGTCAAGCCGGTGCTGCAGTTCGCCGCGCCCTTCATCGTGCTGGCGCTGCTGCTGGGCCTGTTCGCGTGGCCGTGGGCCAACCAGCAGAGCGCGCTGTTCCGCGACCGCTTCGAGCAGCGCGGGGTGATGTCGATGATCGCCGCCGGCCGCTTCATCGAGCCGGCCAAGGCCAACTACGTGCTGTTCATCGAAGGCATCGACGCCGACATGAAGCATGCGCGCAATGTCTTCGTCGCCAATGCCGAGGCCGACAAGATCGGCGTGGCGCTGGCGCACCAGGGCAAGTTCGAGACCATGCCCAACGGCGACCGGCTGGTGGTGATGGAGAATGGCCGCCGCTACTCAGGCACGCCCGGCCAGATCGACTACCGCATCGTCGAGTTCGAGCGCTATGCGGTCAAGGTGGACAACAAGCCGCCCGAGTCCGAGGCCAAGCTGCCGCCCAAGAGCCGCGACACCATCGAGCTGATCCGCAACCCCACGCGCGAGAACCTGGGCGAGCTGATCTGGCGCATCTCGCTGCCGATCCTGGCCTTCAACTTCGTCATGATCGCGATCCCGCTGGCCTACGTTAACCCGCGCCTGGGCCGCTACACGCCGCTGGTGTTCGCGGTGCTGATCTACCTGACCTACAGCAACCTGATCAACCTGTCGCAGTCCTGGGTGCGCAACGGCTCGATTCCGTTCTGGCTGGCCTGGTGGCCGATCCACCTGGCCGTGTTCCTGGGCGCGCTGGTGCTGTTCCGCTACCGCCAGAACCGCAGCCTGGGAGGCTGGCGCGCCGTGTTCGGGCTGCGCAAGCGCGATGCCGCGACCGCTGCCGGAGGCCGGGCATGA
- a CDS encoding DNA polymerase III subunit chi, whose product MTRIDFHSNVPDVLGYVCRLVRKAYGAGQKVVIHGAPAQLADLDARLWTFSPLDFLPHCGLESPNAAVTPILLAATTEGVPHHQLLINLADEAPAQFASFERLIEVVGAGDAAREAGRQRYRFYRERGYPLTHHDIGQPKGDAA is encoded by the coding sequence ATGACGCGCATCGACTTCCATAGCAACGTGCCGGACGTGCTCGGCTATGTCTGCCGGCTGGTCCGCAAGGCCTACGGCGCCGGGCAGAAGGTGGTGATCCACGGCGCCCCGGCGCAGCTGGCTGACCTCGACGCGCGCCTGTGGACCTTCTCCCCGCTGGACTTCCTGCCGCATTGCGGGCTGGAAAGCCCCAACGCGGCGGTCACGCCGATCCTGCTGGCTGCCACCACCGAGGGCGTGCCGCACCACCAGCTGCTGATCAACCTGGCTGACGAAGCCCCGGCGCAGTTCGCTAGCTTCGAGCGGCTGATCGAGGTGGTCGGCGCCGGCGATGCCGCGCGCGAAGCCGGCCGCCAGCGCTACCGCTTCTACCGCGAACGCGGGTATCCGCTGACGCACCACGACATCGGCCAGCCCAAGGGAGACGCCGCATGA
- a CDS encoding YjgN family protein produces MQAGSSDFTLAATPAEPASPAGPGAAALRPLGLSFTGSGSEYFRIWIVNALLTIVTLGIYSAWAKVRTLQYFYRNTRLDGASFDYHGKPSAILKGRAIVFGLVLAFQFASTFSPFLALAMLLVLLAVFPLLLVRSLRFRMANSSYRGLRFGFTGGDAEAYRVFVLWPLAAVATLGLLGPLAHQRFKRYQHNHTRFGTAPFGFHAGAGDFYRAYLRAFGVVLAGTLVMAAAGFLMAPGIGNFGAAALLGFGIAGFYLGMLSVSPYLMARLQNVVWSHTTLAPHAFRSQVSAARMVFIFVTNLIAIALTLGLFLPFARVRATRYRLQCVTMLAAGPLDSFVAGEAQQVGALGDAAVDWYDIDIAL; encoded by the coding sequence ATGCAAGCTGGCAGCAGCGATTTCACCCTGGCCGCCACCCCGGCCGAACCGGCATCGCCCGCCGGCCCTGGCGCCGCCGCGCTGCGGCCGCTGGGCCTGAGCTTCACCGGGTCGGGCTCGGAATATTTCCGAATCTGGATCGTCAATGCGCTGCTGACCATCGTCACCCTGGGCATCTATTCCGCCTGGGCCAAGGTGCGCACGCTGCAGTACTTCTACCGCAATACGCGGCTGGACGGCGCCAGCTTCGACTATCACGGCAAGCCGTCGGCAATCCTGAAAGGCCGGGCCATCGTGTTCGGGCTGGTGCTGGCGTTCCAGTTCGCGTCGACCTTCTCGCCGTTCCTGGCGCTGGCGATGCTGCTGGTGCTGCTGGCGGTGTTTCCGTTGCTGCTGGTGCGTTCGCTGCGCTTCCGCATGGCCAACTCCAGCTACCGCGGCCTGCGCTTCGGCTTCACCGGCGGCGATGCCGAGGCCTACCGGGTGTTCGTGCTGTGGCCGCTGGCCGCGGTGGCCACGCTGGGCCTGCTGGGGCCGCTGGCGCACCAGCGCTTCAAGCGCTACCAGCACAACCACACCCGCTTCGGCACGGCACCGTTCGGCTTCCACGCCGGCGCGGGCGATTTCTACCGGGCCTACCTGCGCGCCTTCGGCGTGGTGCTGGCGGGCACGCTGGTGATGGCCGCGGCCGGCTTCCTGATGGCGCCGGGGATCGGCAATTTCGGCGCGGCGGCGCTGCTTGGCTTCGGCATCGCCGGCTTCTACCTGGGCATGCTGTCGGTCAGCCCTTACCTGATGGCGCGGCTGCAGAATGTGGTGTGGAGCCACACCACGCTGGCGCCGCACGCGTTCCGCAGCCAGGTCAGCGCCGCGCGCATGGTCTTTATCTTTGTCACCAACCTGATTGCGATCGCACTGACGCTCGGCCTGTTCCTGCCGTTCGCGCGCGTGCGCGCCACGCGCTACCGGCTGCAATGCGTGACCATGCTAGCGGCCGGTCCGCTCGACAGCTTCGTCGCCGGCGAAGCGCAGCAGGTGGGCGCGCTGGGCGACGCGGCGGTAGACTGGTACGACATCGACATCGCGCTCTGA
- the lptG gene encoding LPS export ABC transporter permease LptG — protein sequence MRILRVYERYFGRLVYGVFAFILFAVLSLFVFFDMLNELENVNAQYTSLVALFHVLLQAPTRVYEVLPIAVLISAIYVFSQLASQSEYTIFRVAGLNTRQALFSLFKLAVPLALVTFLFGEFIGPRAEQYAQKVKLEAIGATVSSGFRSGVWVKDRDKDAAGEGEITRFVNVAGLRPDQTITGITMYEFDPQYRLRVIRVAQEGRYQGGQSWELQNVSETRFVELAPQAQGAQPAPAAPGAPARDALAPDFRAEQVKFPRVAMHSELTPQILSVLLVTPERMSTLDLFRYIRHLRDNKQDTQRYEIAFWKKVIYPLTLFVMVALALPFAYLHARAGAVGVKVFGGIMLGLSFHLSNTLFSHVGLLHTWPPIISALVPGTLYLTLALLALRWVDRH from the coding sequence ATGAGAATCCTGCGCGTCTACGAACGCTATTTCGGCCGGCTGGTCTATGGCGTGTTCGCCTTCATCCTGTTCGCGGTGCTGTCGCTGTTCGTGTTCTTCGACATGCTCAACGAGCTGGAGAACGTCAACGCCCAGTACACCTCGCTGGTGGCGCTGTTCCACGTCCTGCTGCAGGCACCCACGCGGGTGTACGAGGTGCTGCCGATCGCGGTGCTGATCAGCGCGATCTATGTGTTCTCGCAGCTGGCCAGCCAGTCCGAGTACACCATCTTCCGCGTGGCCGGCCTGAACACCCGCCAGGCGCTGTTCTCGCTGTTCAAGCTGGCGGTGCCGCTGGCGCTCGTGACCTTTCTGTTCGGCGAGTTCATCGGCCCGCGCGCCGAGCAGTATGCGCAGAAGGTCAAGCTGGAGGCGATCGGCGCGACGGTGTCGTCGGGCTTCCGCTCCGGGGTCTGGGTCAAGGACCGCGACAAGGATGCCGCCGGCGAGGGCGAGATCACCCGCTTCGTCAACGTGGCGGGGCTGCGGCCGGACCAGACCATCACCGGCATCACCATGTACGAGTTCGACCCCCAGTACCGGCTGCGCGTGATCCGCGTGGCGCAGGAGGGGCGCTACCAGGGCGGCCAGTCGTGGGAGCTGCAGAACGTCAGCGAGACCCGCTTCGTCGAACTGGCGCCGCAGGCCCAGGGCGCCCAACCCGCGCCTGCCGCGCCCGGCGCGCCGGCACGCGACGCGCTCGCGCCGGACTTCCGCGCCGAGCAGGTCAAGTTCCCGCGCGTGGCCATGCATTCGGAGCTGACCCCGCAGATCCTGTCAGTGCTGCTGGTGACGCCGGAGCGGATGTCGACGCTGGACCTGTTCCGCTATATCCGCCACCTGCGCGACAACAAGCAGGACACCCAGCGCTACGAGATCGCGTTCTGGAAGAAGGTGATCTACCCGCTGACGCTGTTCGTGATGGTGGCGCTGGCCCTGCCCTTCGCCTACCTGCACGCGCGCGCCGGCGCGGTCGGCGTGAAGGTATTCGGCGGCATCATGCTGGGGCTGTCGTTCCACCTGTCGAATACGCTGTTCTCGCACGTGGGCCTGCTGCATACGTGGCCGCCGATCATTTCCGCGCTGGTGCCAGGCACGCTTTACCTGACGTTGGCGCTGCTGGCGCTGCGCTGGGTGGACCGGCACTGA
- a CDS encoding leucyl aminopeptidase, whose protein sequence is MEFSTKALDWSKAGQNGFLATKTDCLVVGLFEGQNLGGVAKALDVATKGLVGRLVKQGDFEGKRGTHLMLHEVAGVGAARVLLVGLGKEADFTDKAFADAVRTAVRALSSTRATSALWCLAQQAPQQRDVSWAVITTITLVREAGYRLLERHPGLKRANAQNAASGKPNANDKSSLRKVVIAVDSGDARAATQAAVRGTAIANGMELTRDLGNLPSNICTPTYLANTARTIAKRHKLKAEILGRKQIEALNMGAFLAVTKGSEEPPQFIVLRYDGAGAKQAPVVLVGKGITFDTGGISLKPGEGMDEMKYDMCGAASVLGTIQAVAEMGLKLNVVAVVPTCENMPSGIATKPGDVVTSMSGQTIEILNTDAEGRLILCDALTYVERFKPAAVIDVATLTGACIIALGHVNSGLYARSDALADALLQAGRRAMDSAWRMPLDDEYQDQLKSNFADMGNIGGRPAGSVTAACFLARFTEKYDWAHLDIAGTAWKSGAAKGATGRPVPLLTQFLMDRAA, encoded by the coding sequence ATGGAATTTAGCACAAAAGCCCTGGATTGGAGCAAAGCCGGCCAAAATGGTTTCCTGGCGACCAAGACCGACTGCCTGGTGGTCGGCCTGTTCGAAGGCCAGAATCTCGGCGGCGTAGCCAAGGCCCTCGATGTGGCCACCAAGGGCTTGGTGGGACGGCTGGTCAAGCAGGGCGACTTCGAAGGCAAGCGCGGGACGCACCTGATGCTGCACGAAGTGGCCGGCGTGGGCGCCGCGCGCGTGCTGCTGGTGGGCCTGGGCAAGGAAGCCGACTTTACCGACAAGGCCTTCGCCGATGCGGTGCGCACCGCGGTGCGTGCCTTGTCGTCCACGCGTGCGACCTCGGCGCTGTGGTGCCTGGCGCAACAGGCGCCGCAGCAGCGCGACGTATCGTGGGCCGTGATCACCACCATCACGCTGGTGCGCGAAGCCGGCTACCGCCTGCTCGAGCGCCATCCCGGACTGAAGCGCGCCAACGCCCAGAATGCGGCCAGCGGCAAGCCCAACGCCAATGACAAGTCCTCGCTGCGCAAGGTCGTGATCGCGGTCGACAGCGGCGACGCCCGTGCCGCGACCCAGGCCGCGGTGCGCGGCACCGCCATCGCCAACGGCATGGAGCTGACGCGCGACCTCGGCAACCTGCCGTCCAATATCTGCACACCGACCTACCTGGCCAATACCGCGCGCACCATCGCCAAGCGCCACAAGCTCAAGGCCGAGATCCTCGGGCGCAAGCAGATCGAGGCGCTCAACATGGGCGCGTTCCTGGCCGTGACCAAGGGCAGCGAGGAGCCGCCCCAGTTCATCGTGCTGCGCTACGACGGCGCCGGCGCCAAGCAGGCGCCGGTGGTGCTGGTGGGCAAGGGCATCACCTTCGATACCGGCGGCATCTCGCTCAAGCCCGGCGAGGGCATGGACGAGATGAAGTACGACATGTGCGGCGCCGCCTCGGTGCTGGGCACGATCCAGGCCGTGGCCGAGATGGGCCTGAAACTCAACGTGGTCGCGGTGGTGCCCACCTGCGAGAACATGCCCAGCGGCATCGCCACCAAGCCGGGCGACGTGGTCACCAGCATGTCGGGCCAGACCATCGAGATCCTGAACACCGACGCCGAGGGCCGCCTGATCCTGTGCGATGCGCTGACCTATGTCGAGCGCTTCAAGCCGGCCGCGGTGATCGACGTCGCCACCCTGACCGGCGCCTGCATCATCGCGCTCGGCCATGTCAACAGCGGCCTGTACGCGCGCTCCGACGCGCTCGCCGACGCGCTGCTGCAGGCTGGCCGCCGCGCCATGGACAGCGCCTGGCGCATGCCGCTGGACGACGAATACCAGGACCAGCTCAAGTCCAACTTTGCCGACATGGGCAATATCGGCGGCCGCCCGGCCGGCAGCGTCACCGCCGCCTGCTTCCTGGCGCGCTTCACCGAGAAGTACGACTGGGCCCACCTGGACATCGCCGGCACCGCGTGGAAGAGCGGCGCGGCCAAGGGCGCCACCGGCCGTCCGGTGCCGCTGCTGACGCAGTTCCTGATGGACCGCGCGGCCTGA